In a genomic window of Methylomagnum ishizawai:
- the cheB gene encoding chemotaxis-specific protein-glutamate methyltransferase CheB, with amino-acid sequence MNDPVKILVVDDSATYRQILLAVIANIPDAECVGMAASGTIALAKIPILKPDLLLLDVVMPGMDGVETLQRVRQLFPDIQAIMVSAFDMDHAKATLRALNLGALHFVAKPIGGNSEENTAELARYLSPLVQWVQTRKYAGLSRQGLPHPAPPPMAKKPQAIPSPPTQKIPIDLIVIGVSTGGPKALECLLPQLPARLPCPVLVVQHLPALFTQSMAAKLDMESPLRVAEAKGGELLGPGIIYIAPGGKHLVVKRFPGGGYSLAVNQDPPVNNCRPAVDVLFASVAEVFKGNVLAVVMTGMGRDGTEGVRALKRGVGLCRCWVQDEASSVVWGMPGSVFDAGLADEVVPLEELAARIVRLAL; translated from the coding sequence ATGAATGACCCCGTGAAAATCCTGGTGGTCGATGATAGCGCGACCTACCGGCAAATCCTGCTGGCGGTGATCGCCAATATTCCCGATGCCGAATGCGTGGGCATGGCGGCTTCGGGTACCATCGCCCTGGCCAAGATACCGATACTGAAACCCGATTTATTACTATTGGACGTGGTGATGCCCGGTATGGACGGCGTGGAAACCCTACAACGCGTCCGGCAGCTTTTCCCCGATATTCAGGCCATCATGGTCAGTGCCTTCGATATGGACCATGCCAAAGCCACCCTCCGCGCCTTGAATCTCGGTGCCCTGCATTTCGTGGCGAAACCGATAGGGGGGAATTCTGAGGAGAATACCGCCGAGTTGGCTCGGTATCTCAGCCCCTTGGTGCAGTGGGTACAAACCCGGAAATATGCCGGTCTTAGCCGCCAGGGGCTGCCCCATCCAGCGCCACCGCCCATGGCTAAAAAACCCCAAGCCATACCCTCCCCGCCGACCCAGAAAATCCCCATCGATTTGATCGTGATCGGCGTTTCCACTGGCGGTCCCAAGGCTTTGGAATGCTTATTGCCCCAATTGCCGGCCCGCTTGCCCTGCCCGGTATTGGTGGTGCAGCACCTCCCCGCATTATTCACCCAATCGATGGCGGCCAAACTGGATATGGAATCGCCTTTGCGGGTCGCCGAAGCCAAGGGTGGTGAATTGCTCGGGCCGGGTATCATCTATATCGCCCCCGGCGGCAAACACCTGGTGGTGAAACGGTTTCCCGGCGGCGGATATAGTTTGGCGGTAAACCAAGACCCGCCGGTCAATAATTGCCGCCCGGCGGTCGATGTGCTGTTCGCTTCGGTGGCCGAGGTGTTCAAAGGCAACGTGCTGGCCGTGGTGATGACCGGCATGGGACGCGACGGCACCGAAGGCGTGCGGGCGCTCAAGCGCGGGGTCGGCCTGTGTCGGTGCTGGGTCCAGGACGAAGCTTCTTCCGTGGTCTGGGGAATGCCGGGCAGTGTATTCGACGCCGGTTTGGCCGACGAGGTGGTGCCCTTGGAAGAACTGGCGGCCCGGATCGTGCGATTGGCGCTATAA
- a CDS encoding chemotaxis protein CheW, translated as MRQFISFYLGGEHYAIDILLSKEIGRLHEISPVPEAQEYLLGIMNLRGQILTVVDPRFFLGQTPNPAPQDRVLIILKTKAELNRLGKLGQHAMETGISIKDPLAILVDRMGETLNIEDGDILPPLPNMNSGNREFISGLIQQDNRYIIILALEQLIKRL; from the coding sequence ATGCGGCAATTCATCAGTTTCTATCTGGGCGGCGAGCATTATGCCATCGATATACTATTGTCCAAGGAGATCGGGCGTTTGCATGAAATCAGCCCGGTGCCGGAAGCCCAGGAATATCTATTGGGCATCATGAATCTGCGCGGGCAAATCCTGACCGTGGTCGATCCACGATTCTTTTTGGGCCAGACCCCGAATCCGGCTCCACAGGATAGGGTATTGATTATCCTCAAAACCAAGGCGGAATTAAACCGGCTGGGCAAGCTGGGCCAGCACGCCATGGAAACCGGAATATCCATCAAAGACCCGCTGGCGATCCTGGTCGATAGGATGGGGGAAACCTTGAATATCGAGGACGGGGATATCCTGCCGCCATTACCCAACATGAATAGCGGCAACCGGGAATTTATTTCCGGCCTGATCCAGCAGGATAATCGGTATATTATCATTTTGGCCTTGGAACAGTTGATTAAGCGGCTATAA
- a CDS encoding CheR family methyltransferase yields the protein MMAIPPITPLEFQQISVLLRDQCGLYLQEDQAYLVETRLRDFVQNLGLAGYGELYLRLRYEPERLLPMVINLMTTNETFWFRDESCWNAVEKAILPMLLQKLERGSGRVKIWIAGCSTGQEAYSLAMLIDEICLKRGKPELARAFDIQAMDISLAALDVARSGRYNDFDIRRGLSETRRGRYFERQADNRWLLQPNIRLRVRFDAINLARDFSWLGKFDLIFCRNVTIYFTPPVRERILTQMAAMLEPGGALLLGATESVWGGRGNFRTVEFEGCIFISKPG from the coding sequence ATGATGGCGATACCCCCGATCACTCCCCTGGAATTCCAACAGATCAGTGTTTTGCTGCGCGATCAGTGTGGTTTGTATTTGCAGGAGGACCAGGCTTATCTGGTCGAGACCCGGCTGCGCGATTTCGTGCAAAACCTGGGTTTGGCGGGGTACGGCGAATTATATTTGCGCCTGCGTTATGAACCGGAGCGCTTGTTACCCATGGTCATCAATTTGATGACCACCAACGAAACCTTTTGGTTTCGCGATGAATCCTGCTGGAATGCGGTGGAAAAAGCCATTTTGCCGATGCTATTGCAAAAGCTGGAACGCGGGAGCGGTAGGGTCAAGATTTGGATCGCGGGTTGTTCGACCGGACAGGAAGCCTATTCCCTGGCGATGTTGATCGACGAGATTTGCCTGAAGCGCGGAAAACCGGAATTGGCCCGCGCTTTCGATATCCAGGCCATGGATATTTCCCTGGCGGCTTTGGACGTGGCGCGGTCGGGGCGCTATAACGACTTCGATATCCGGCGCGGCTTGTCGGAAACCCGGCGCGGACGCTATTTCGAACGGCAGGCGGATAACCGTTGGCTATTGCAGCCTAATATCCGCTTGCGGGTGCGCTTCGATGCCATCAATTTGGCCCGCGATTTCTCATGGCTCGGCAAATTCGACCTGATCTTCTGCCGCAACGTGACGATTTATTTCACCCCGCCGGTCCGCGAACGGATTTTGACGCAGATGGCCGCGATGCTGGAACCGGGCGGGGCGCTGCTGTTGGGCGCGACCGAATCGGTTTGGGGCGGGCGGGGGAATTTCAGGACGGTCGAATTCGAGGGCTGTATCTTTATCTCGAAACCGGGTTGA
- a CDS encoding hybrid sensor histidine kinase/response regulator, with translation MQDNEELIHAFVEEAREHLPLIEANLLRLEQQPDDPALLNGLFRSVHTIKGGAGFFGLKNIGELTHSMESLLSLARARKLLLARPHIDILLNCQDLLARMIADPARSNDIDVGAECRELDHLIATPKTARPAPPRPEPVPPPAALQPPLAAFLAEARDYVPQIESCLTALSTNPDNGPQRDILLYSVQALREGATSLELAKLAALAEQMEEVLGLVRLGQLPLDRSALQALGAACDQLAPLLARPGADIDIGPVCRGLLALGQGESGPAVPPGPPPAPIQAAPMATEPPSPPQLEADETIRVHVKRLNKLIDLAGELVLVRNQMSRLCEAMIPQVTGLKATLHNLNRITTEMQEEIMGTRMQPIGVIFNKFPRLIRQLEKDLGKRLELVTEGADVELDKTIIESLSDPATHIIRNMADHGIESPEERLQKGKPAIGTLVQKAFHESGHVVIQFSDDGAGIDPEFIAAQALQKQIVTAETLARMGIKDKMNLIFTPGFSTAPTLSAVSGRGIGMDVVKTNIEQIGGTVDIHSEPGKWTSLTLTLPLTMAIISALIVRARACRFAFPQGHLEEMVLLQPENYAKRVGQAHGQRMLSLRGDVLPLISLARSLGMDDTGENRVSPPEKPLHILIIKADGHRIAVIVDQILGSEEIVVKPMPEYFRHLKNFSGTSILGDGAIAMIIDVQGYIQRSRLAYSEVLKTIDSRPEHKIDQEPQSLLIFDNYTEERFALALSWIQRIDTIELGRIQNSAGHEYIEYHGEQMRLLRLEHCLPVQAPSGIRETAYIIIPKQTKVPVALLIDRVIDSKNIVVKLENTGLKLPGVLGSMILDGRITLILDLHAILKSGLPESVETVDINPERANSKHILLVEDTPFFMRVTREFIVASGYQVTTAQNGREGLELLNQQDFDLVLSDIEMPVMDGRDMLKNIRANPRWRDLPVIALTTLSDAQTIQEGKKSGFNEWLVKLDKELVLKTLAHYL, from the coding sequence GTGCAAGACAACGAGGAATTGATCCACGCCTTCGTCGAGGAAGCCCGCGAGCATTTGCCGCTGATCGAAGCCAATTTGCTGCGCTTGGAACAGCAGCCGGACGACCCGGCCTTGCTCAACGGCCTGTTCCGCAGCGTGCATACCATCAAGGGCGGGGCCGGGTTCTTCGGCCTGAAGAACATCGGCGAACTCACCCACAGCATGGAAAGCCTGTTGAGCCTGGCCCGCGCCCGGAAACTGCTGCTAGCGCGGCCGCATATCGATATCCTGCTCAATTGCCAAGACCTGCTGGCGCGGATGATCGCCGACCCGGCCCGCAGCAACGATATCGATGTCGGCGCGGAGTGCCGGGAACTCGACCACCTGATCGCCACCCCCAAGACCGCGCGCCCGGCCCCGCCCCGCCCGGAACCAGTCCCACCCCCCGCCGCGCTCCAACCGCCGCTCGCGGCCTTCCTCGCCGAGGCCCGCGACTATGTGCCGCAAATCGAATCCTGCCTGACCGCCCTGTCCACCAACCCGGATAACGGTCCCCAGCGCGATATCCTGCTCTACAGCGTGCAAGCCCTGCGCGAGGGGGCCACCTCCTTGGAACTCGCCAAACTGGCGGCCCTGGCCGAACAGATGGAAGAAGTGTTGGGCTTGGTCCGGCTGGGACAATTGCCGCTGGACCGTTCCGCCTTGCAAGCCCTGGGCGCGGCCTGCGACCAACTGGCACCGCTGCTGGCGCGGCCTGGGGCCGATATCGATATCGGGCCGGTCTGCCGGGGCTTGTTGGCCCTGGGCCAGGGCGAATCCGGCCCGGCGGTCCCGCCTGGTCCCCCGCCCGCGCCCATCCAGGCCGCGCCGATGGCCACAGAGCCGCCATCCCCGCCCCAACTGGAAGCCGATGAGACCATCCGCGTCCACGTCAAACGGCTCAACAAGCTGATCGATCTGGCCGGGGAACTGGTCCTGGTCCGCAACCAAATGTCGCGGCTGTGCGAAGCCATGATTCCCCAGGTGACCGGCCTCAAAGCCACCCTCCACAACCTGAACCGGATCACCACCGAGATGCAGGAAGAAATCATGGGCACCCGGATGCAGCCCATCGGGGTGATTTTCAATAAATTCCCGCGTTTGATCCGGCAATTGGAAAAGGATTTGGGCAAGCGCCTGGAATTGGTCACCGAAGGGGCCGATGTGGAATTGGACAAAACCATTATCGAATCTCTGTCCGATCCCGCGACCCATATTATCCGCAATATGGCCGACCACGGTATCGAATCCCCCGAGGAGCGCCTGCAAAAGGGCAAGCCGGCCATTGGCACCCTGGTCCAGAAAGCCTTCCATGAAAGCGGCCATGTGGTGATCCAATTCAGCGACGACGGGGCGGGGATCGACCCGGAATTCATCGCCGCCCAGGCGTTGCAAAAGCAGATCGTCACGGCGGAAACCCTGGCCCGGATGGGGATCAAGGACAAGATGAACCTGATATTCACCCCCGGCTTTTCGACCGCGCCGACCTTATCTGCGGTCTCGGGCCGGGGTATCGGCATGGATGTGGTGAAAACCAATATCGAGCAGATCGGCGGCACGGTCGATATCCATTCCGAACCGGGCAAATGGACCAGCCTGACCCTGACCCTGCCACTGACCATGGCGATTATCTCGGCCTTGATCGTCCGCGCCCGCGCTTGCCGTTTCGCCTTTCCTCAGGGCCATTTGGAGGAAATGGTGTTGTTGCAGCCGGAAAACTACGCCAAGCGGGTCGGCCAAGCCCACGGCCAGCGCATGTTATCCCTGCGCGGCGATGTCTTGCCCTTGATTTCCCTGGCCCGGAGTCTGGGGATGGACGATACCGGAGAAAACAGGGTATCCCCACCGGAAAAACCGCTGCATATTCTGATTATCAAAGCCGATGGCCACCGGATCGCGGTCATCGTCGATCAAATCCTGGGCAGCGAGGAAATTGTGGTCAAGCCAATGCCCGAATATTTCCGCCATCTCAAGAATTTCTCGGGCACCAGTATCCTGGGCGATGGCGCAATCGCCATGATTATCGATGTGCAAGGTTATATCCAACGCAGCCGCTTGGCTTATAGCGAAGTTTTGAAAACCATCGACAGCCGCCCGGAACATAAAATCGACCAGGAACCGCAATCCCTATTGATCTTCGACAACTATACCGAGGAGCGTTTCGCCCTAGCCTTGTCCTGGATACAGCGTATCGATACCATCGAACTGGGCCGCATACAAAACAGCGCCGGCCACGAATATATCGAATACCATGGCGAACAAATGCGCCTGCTCCGTTTGGAACACTGCCTGCCCGTCCAAGCGCCTAGTGGTATCAGAGAAACCGCCTATATCATCATCCCCAAGCAAACCAAGGTGCCGGTAGCCCTGCTGATCGACCGGGTGATCGATAGCAAGAATATCGTGGTCAAGCTGGAAAATACTGGACTCAAGCTTCCTGGGGTCTTGGGCTCGATGATCCTGGACGGCAGGATTACCCTGATCCTGGATTTGCACGCGATCCTCAAATCCGGCCTGCCCGAGAGCGTCGAAACCGTGGACATCAACCCGGAACGGGCCAACAGCAAGCATATCCTGCTGGTCGAAGATACCCCTTTTTTCATGCGGGTCACCCGGGAATTCATCGTGGCTTCTGGCTATCAGGTCACCACGGCTCAAAATGGCCGCGAGGGTTTGGAGTTATTGAATCAACAGGATTTCGATCTGGTCCTCAGCGATATAGAGATGCCGGTGATGGATGGCCGAGATATGCTCAAGAATATCCGCGCCAATCCGCGCTGGCGGGATTTGCCGGTCATCGCCCTGACCACGCTGAGCGATGCCCAGACCATACAGGAAGGCAAGAAATCCGGCTTCAACGAATGGCTGGTAAAATTGGATAAGGAATTGGTGTTGAAAACCTTGGCGCATTATCTCTAG
- a CDS encoding class I SAM-dependent methyltransferase — translation MDTLEQIATTTLGHYDRNAEAFFEGTRDHDVSQNIAALLRHIRGGPPFTVLDFGCGPGRDLKAFAALGHRAIGLDGAARFVAMARDHSGCEVWQQDFLRLDLPAGYFDGIFANATLFHVPSRALPRVLGELRAALKPEGVLFASNPRGRNEEGWQGARYGTYHDIEAWRGYLLAAGFVELEHYYRPEGLPREQQPWLATVWRRA, via the coding sequence ATGGATACTTTGGAGCAGATCGCAACGACCACCCTCGGCCACTACGACCGCAACGCCGAGGCTTTTTTCGAGGGCACCCGCGACCACGATGTCAGCCAGAACATCGCCGCCTTGTTGCGCCATATCCGGGGCGGACCGCCGTTCACCGTGCTGGATTTCGGTTGCGGGCCGGGCCGCGACCTCAAGGCGTTCGCGGCGCTGGGACACCGGGCCATCGGCCTGGACGGCGCGGCCCGGTTCGTGGCGATGGCGCGGGATCACAGCGGCTGCGAGGTCTGGCAACAGGATTTCCTGCGGCTGGATTTACCCGCCGGGTATTTCGACGGGATATTCGCCAACGCCACGCTGTTCCATGTGCCGAGTCGGGCATTGCCCAGGGTATTGGGCGAATTGCGGGCGGCGCTCAAGCCGGAAGGGGTGTTGTTCGCCTCCAATCCCAGGGGCCGGAACGAGGAGGGCTGGCAAGGGGCGCGCTACGGCACCTACCACGATATCGAAGCTTGGCGGGGCTATCTGCTGGCGGCGGGTTTCGTGGAACTGGAGCATTATTACCGGCCCGAGGGGCTGCCCCGCGAGCAACAGCCTTGGCTCGCCACGGTGTGGCGGCGGGCTTGA
- a CDS encoding bacteriohemerythrin — protein sequence MQLISDDKNMAPALVICTVGILLLAFAGVGLVLPVAANPLGFAAVAGVGLALGCGIAYALGRGIDRRLDRMRRFNAQLLTTTESAGQGDFGQRLETGTGPAAAAFNAFLDRLGDTMQRISRGGREVSQAAQRLKQSSAVIAESTNDVECRLSLTATFSENIAANATHMATAIEEASTNVGSVSASVYQLSTNINTVAASAEEASTNMVGINHSFDRIAQDIDTVANSSERMSVSMAEIAKNAQNAMRISADATAGAHETLTAMNLLSETAKKIGRVVKLIDSIAGQTNMLALNATIEAASAGEAGKGFAVVAGEIKDLAQQTAEANNEIADQIEQIQNYAAQALQHTQAVNTVIHKVAEINQAIDGSVEQQSSSAQAITRAVDGIANASKESVLNLQEATKGLKEITRSAAEASLASRDSAKALEEAATGVKQAANASGQVSSSIEKINTNLQAIRSSLTKIMQEVAAGHRHADEVSALADRLAQCINGFAAPAREYEGAALFDTQPADHSLLPPHPESRQIAPADPGYFSAPGDDQPLIVWDLSIYSVGIREIDRQHGILVQLINRLDQGLKRKISKSTLEDIANYLTDYTIFHFSFEEKLMADHHYPGLAAHKVVHQNFVNKVKHYQNQLKTQDAALVATEILEFLKNWLLDHIQKTDRQYSAVLNAKGVF from the coding sequence ATGCAGCTGATATCCGATGATAAGAATATGGCCCCCGCCTTGGTGATTTGCACGGTGGGAATATTGTTACTGGCTTTCGCGGGGGTGGGCCTGGTATTGCCGGTGGCGGCCAATCCCTTGGGGTTCGCCGCTGTGGCGGGGGTCGGCTTGGCGCTCGGCTGTGGGATCGCCTACGCCCTGGGGCGCGGCATCGACCGCCGCCTGGACCGGATGCGCCGGTTCAACGCCCAGTTGTTGACCACCACCGAGAGCGCCGGCCAGGGCGATTTCGGCCAGCGTCTCGAAACCGGGACCGGCCCCGCCGCCGCCGCCTTCAATGCCTTCCTGGACCGGCTCGGCGACACCATGCAGCGCATATCCCGCGGTGGCCGCGAGGTCAGCCAGGCCGCGCAGCGCCTCAAGCAATCCTCCGCCGTCATCGCCGAAAGCACCAACGATGTCGAATGCCGCTTGTCACTGACCGCGACCTTCTCGGAAAACATCGCCGCCAACGCCACCCATATGGCGACCGCCATCGAGGAAGCCTCGACCAATGTCGGCTCGGTCAGCGCCTCGGTCTACCAGCTCAGCACCAATATCAACACCGTCGCCGCCAGCGCCGAGGAAGCCTCGACCAATATGGTGGGCATCAACCACAGTTTCGACCGCATCGCCCAGGATATCGACACCGTGGCCAATTCCTCGGAACGGATGTCGGTATCGATGGCGGAAATCGCCAAGAACGCCCAGAACGCCATGCGCATCTCGGCGGACGCCACCGCCGGCGCCCATGAAACCCTCACCGCCATGAACCTCCTGAGCGAGACCGCCAAGAAGATCGGCCGGGTGGTGAAGCTGATCGACAGCATCGCCGGGCAAACCAACATGCTCGCGCTCAACGCCACCATCGAAGCCGCCAGCGCCGGAGAGGCGGGCAAGGGTTTCGCGGTGGTGGCCGGGGAAATCAAGGACTTAGCCCAGCAGACCGCCGAGGCCAACAACGAGATCGCCGACCAGATCGAGCAAATCCAGAACTACGCCGCCCAGGCTTTGCAGCATACCCAGGCGGTCAACACCGTGATCCACAAGGTGGCGGAGATCAACCAGGCCATCGACGGCTCGGTGGAACAGCAAAGTTCCTCGGCCCAGGCCATCACCCGCGCCGTGGACGGCATCGCCAACGCCAGCAAGGAATCGGTCTTGAACCTGCAAGAGGCCACCAAGGGCTTGAAGGAAATCACCCGCTCGGCGGCGGAGGCGTCCTTGGCCTCGCGCGATTCGGCCAAAGCCCTGGAAGAGGCCGCGACCGGCGTCAAGCAGGCGGCCAACGCCAGCGGCCAGGTATCGAGCAGCATCGAGAAGATCAACACCAACCTGCAAGCCATCCGTTCGAGCCTGACCAAGATCATGCAGGAAGTCGCGGCCGGCCACCGCCACGCCGACGAGGTGTCGGCCCTGGCCGACCGTTTGGCGCAGTGCATCAATGGTTTCGCGGCCCCGGCGCGGGAATATGAGGGAGCCGCCTTGTTCGACACCCAGCCGGCGGATCATTCCTTGTTGCCGCCCCACCCGGAATCCCGCCAAATCGCCCCCGCCGATCCCGGCTATTTCTCCGCCCCCGGCGACGATCAACCCTTGATCGTCTGGGATTTATCGATCTACAGCGTGGGTATCCGGGAGATCGACCGCCAGCACGGCATCCTGGTGCAGTTGATCAACCGCCTCGATCAAGGGCTCAAGCGCAAAATCAGCAAATCCACCCTGGAAGATATCGCCAATTACCTGACCGATTACACCATCTTCCACTTCAGCTTCGAGGAAAAGCTGATGGCCGACCATCACTATCCGGGTCTGGCCGCACATAAGGTGGTGCATCAGAATTTCGTGAACAAGGTCAAGCATTATCAAAACCAGCTCAAAACCCAGGATGCCGCCTTGGTCGCCACGGAAATCCTGGAGTTCCTGAAAAACTGGCTGCTGGACCATATCCAGAAGACCGACCGGCAATATAGCGCGGTCTTGAACGCCAAAGGGGTATTTTGA